The Polaribacter sp. MED152 region AAGCGTAAAATTCTCAGAAATTAACGCCAGTCATATTGGTATGTTTGTTCAAGTAGATAACGCTCAGTTTCCAACAACTTTAGCTGGTAAAACGTACGTTGATGCTAATGATCAGTTCGATACTCAAAGAACGTTACAAAGTTGTGATGGTTTTGGTTTTACAACCTTTATCTTAGAAACTTCTGCATTTGCAAGTTTTAAGTTTGCTACACTTCCAGAAGGTGGTGGTTCTATTTCAGGTGTTGTTTCTAAAACTTTTAATGGTAGTGATTTAGTTTTAGCATTAAATAATAATTCTGATGTGGATATGTCTGGAGCTAGATGTACACCTTTAGATATTAATGACTTTAATGTAATTGTAGAAGAAGATTTTGATTCTGGTGTAGATAACACAACATTCAATTTTCCTGGCTGGACAAACTTTGCTGAAGAAGGAAGCGAATTATGGACAGAGCAGGTTTTTAGTGGTAATGGTTATGGAGAATTCAGTACGTTTAGATCTGGAGATGACGTAAATGTTGGTTGGTTAATTTCACCAAGTATAGATATGGATGCTCAAACAAACGAGTTCCTAAACTTTCAAGTAGCACAGCACCATTTAGATTCTGTAGACAATACTTTAGAAGTATTTGTATCTACAGACTATGATGGTTCTAATGTAGCTGCTGCAACTTGGCAACCAGTCTCTGCAAACTTACCTGTACCAAGCGATTCTTGGTATGCATTTAAAGATTCTGGTTTGGTAGATTTATCTACTTATACAGGTACGCTTTATGTAGGTTTTAAAGTTACAGGTTCAGGTAATGACACTACCTTAGATGGTGCTTATATGATAGACGATTTTAAAGTATTAGCTCAATAAGCTTACTTTTTTAAATAAATCTAAAACCAGTAAAGTTTTCTTTACTGGTTTTTTTATTTTTACACTATGAATAAGATAGAACATATAGGTATTGCAGTTAAAGATTTAGAAAAATCAAATAAGGTTTTTGCATCGCTTTTTGGTGAAGAACACTACAAAATAGAAGAGGTTTTATCAGAAGGAGTAAAAACATCATTTTTTAAAACAGGCCCCAATAAAATTGAACTTTTAGAGGCTACAAATGAAGAAAGTCCTATTGCTAAATTCATAGCCAAGAAAGGCGAAGGTATACATCACATTGCCTTTGCTGTAGATGATATTCTTAGCGAAATAAAAAGATTAAAAGAAGAAGGTTTTGTTGTTTTAAACGAAACCCCAAAAAAAGGAGCAGACAATAAATTGGTAGCCTTTGTTCATCCTAAATCTACAAATGGTGTGCTTGTAGAATTGTGCCAAGAAATCAATTAGTTAAAATACTGCAAACTCTTCTTATCAACTGATTTCTAATTATTATCTTGCAATCGATTAAACCTTAAAATCAATGTCCAAAAAATTTGATTCTTATCAAAAAAGACGCTTACAATCTTCTTACATATCTGTTGTAATTAGTATTGCTTTGGTGTTATTTATGGTGGGTGTTTTAAGTTTAATAGTTTTAAAAAGCACAAAAGTTGCTAACTACGTTAAAGAAAAAGTGGCTATTACACTTTTTATAAAAGATAATGTTACTCAGAAGCAAATTAAAACATTTAGAGAATCTTTGTTAGAAGAAGAGTTTACTAAAAAAGCAATTTATACAAGTAAAGCTCAAGCAGCAAAAAGGTTTAGTGAGCAAATAGGTGAAGATTTTTTAGAGTTTTTAGGAGAAAATCCGTTAAAAAACGGAGTTGACATTTACCTAAAAGCAGACTATGTTACTCCAGAAAAAGTAGCTGAGTTAGAACAAAGGTTTCAAAAAAATGCTTTTGTAGCTGATGTTTCTTATGATAAACCATTAATAAATCTACTAACTAAAAATATAAAGCGTATTAGCTTTTGGCTTTTGGTTTTAAGTAGTTTTTTTGGCTTAGTAGCCATGATTTTAATAAACAGTTCTATACGATTATCTATCTATTCTAAACGTTTTAATATTAAAACAATGCAAATGGTTGGAGCTACAAAGAGTTTTATTAGAAGACCATTTATTTTTAGAAGCTTAAAATTAGGTTTGTTAGGTGCATTGATTGCATTAATGGGTATAGCAGTTATTATTTACTATTTAGACAAATACATACCAAGTTTAAACTTTTTAGAAGATTATGTTACCTTAACTTACATATCAGGTATTGTAATTTTATCTTCATTAATCATTACTTGGATTAGCACATTTTTTGCAACACAACGTTTTTTAAACTTGCAAACAGACGAATTATATTATTAAACTATGAAAAATAAGGTACAGCAAAAACCAGAGTTTTTATTTGGTAAAAGAAATTATATCATAATGCTTATAGGCATTGTGTTTATTACTGTTGGATTTATATTTATGTCTGGAGGAGGTAGTGATGACCCAAATGTTTTTAATGAAGAAATCTATAATTGGCAAAGAATTCGTTTGGCACCAACTTTAGTGATTATTGGTTTAGCTATCGAGATTTATGCAATTTTAGCAGATCCTAAAAAATAATATATGGACATTATAGAAGCTATTGTTCTTGGCGTAATTCAAGGTCTAACGGAGTTTTTACCAGTTTCTTCTAGTGGTCATTTAGAATTGGCTAAAGCTATTTTGGGTGATACATCTGTACCTGAAGAAAGTTTAACTTTTACTGTGGTTTTACATTTTGCAACAGCCCTTAGTACATTAGTAATTTTTAGAAAAGAAGTAGCAGAAATCTTAAAAGGTTTATTTCAGTTTAAATGGAATGATCAAACTAAATTTTCTATCAAAATTATTATTTCTATGATACCAGCTGTCATTGTAGGTTTATTGTTTGAAGAACAATTAGAAGCCTTTTTTGGAGGTAAAATACTTTTGGTAGGTATTATGCTTTTAGTTACAGCTGTTTTATTATTATTAGCAGATAAAGCCAAAAACACGAATAAAGAAGTCTCTTTTTCAAACTCAGTAATTATTGGTATTTCACAAGCTATTGCTATGTTACCAGGTATTTCTAGATCTGGAGCAACTATATCTACATCCGTTTTATTGGGTATAGACAGAACCAAAGCTGCTCGTTTTTCCTTTTTAATGGTGGTACCATTAATCTTTGGTAAAATAGGTAAAGATGTTTTAAGTGGAGATTTAAATTTTCAATCTTCAGAGATGTTACCAATAAGTGCAGGTTTTATAGCTGCATTTTTAGCTGGTATTTTGGCTTGCAAATGGATGATTGCTTTAGTGAAAAAAAGCAAACTGTCTTACTTTTCATTATACTGTGCAATTGTAGGATTTATAGCTATTGCTTACAGCTTATTCTCGGCATAAATTCAGTTGTTGATGACAGAAGAAGATTATAAAAACGGACAAGTTTTACTGATTGATAAACCACTTACATGGACCTCTTTTCAAGTGGTAAATAAATTGCGTTGGCATATTAAGCAACGATTTAACATCAAAAAAATTAAAGTGGGTCATGCAGGTACTCTAGATCCGTTAGCTACTGGTTTGTTAATTATTTGTACAGGTAAACAGACTAAAGAAATAAATACTTATCAAGGTCAAATAAAAGAATATACAGGTACTTTTACAATTGGATCTACTACACCTAGTTATGACCTAGAAACTGAAGTAGATGAAACGTTTTCTACAGAACATATTACTTCAGATTTATTAAAAGAAACTACCTTACAGTTTATTGGAGATATTCAACAAAAGCCACCTATTTTCTCTGCAATTAAGAAAGATGGTAAACGCTTGTATGAATTGGCTAGAAAAGGAGAAACAACAGAAATTAAATCGAGAACAGTTACTATACCTGAATTTGAAATTACAAAAGTAGCGCTACCAAATGTTGAATTTAGAGTTGTTTGTTCTAAAGGAACTTACATTAGATCTCTTGCTTACGATTTTGGAAAAGCACTTAACTCTGGTGCTCATTTATCTGTTTTAAGAAGAACAAAAATTGGAGAATTTTCTGTAGAAAATGCAGAATCTATAGAAGGTTTTATAGAAAAGCTAAAATCTGAAGATTAATTTTTTTATTCGTTTTTAATTTCTTCAAAGTTTAGAATGGCTTTTATTTTATGTTTAGCATTGGTGTCTAAATACAATTCTTGGTCTTTTAAAAGCTTAATTTTTTTCTCTTTTCCTTTTAGAATAGTGTACGTCTTTAAGATTTCACCATTTTTTTGAATACGAATACTAAATTTTTTCTTTCCTGTATTTTTTACAATCGCGTAACAATCTTGTCCATAATAAGGGTTTATTGCACCATCTTGACCTTTTCCTTTACCAGTTATGAGCATGTTTACATTTGCATCAAGTTCAAATTTATTTTCTTGAGAGTAAATTTCTAGGTTAGTAAATAATAGACAAACAAATAGCAGAGTAAAAACATTTTTCATAATAAATGAATTAAGATTGGTAACGATTAAAACTCTAAATTACTGAAAATGAATGTTTAGAATTGTTAATGAATAGCCAAAATAATGTTTTACTTTTTTTGACTAGAAGTACTTTTATAGAACGTTTCTACCAAAAAACTGAGGAATATTATACCTAAAGCACTATAGACGCCAATTTTGTTTTCTTCAAATTGCTGATATAGAAGAGTAAGAAAAGCAATAAAACAGATTATTGTTGCTATCAAATGTATCAACTTATTTGAATTTAAAGTTTCATGTTTTTTAAAACCAATGAAATTTACAATGGTAAAAATTAGTAAAAAACCAGAACTACCAGCTGTAGATATACTTTTTAAATCAATTGTATTTACCAGAGCAACCGCTAAAATTGCAGTAATTAAAAACCCAATTGGTTTACCCCAAAACTTATGACTGAAATATTTAGGCAGTTCATCATCTTTAGCAATATCAAAATTTACTCTTCCACTTCCTAAAACTGTTGCATTTATTGCAGAAAATGTAGAAATCATAGCTGTTATTGTAATTATGGTAAAGCCTATTTTACCTAAGGTTGGCTCTGCTGCTTTAGCCAAAACATATTCTTCTGCACTTGCAATAGCATCAAAAGGTAAGGCTCCAATAGTTACAATGGCAATTAAAATATAGAGAATAACAACAAATCCAACAGCTCCAAAATAAGCTTTCTCTGTATTTTTTTCTTTGTTTTTTAAATCTCCAATTGAGTTTGCAATCAATTCAAAACCCTCATATGCTACAAAAATAACCATACCACCAGAAAGTAAAAGAAGTGGAGCTTCCCAATTTTCAGGAGAAAGTTGATCTAAATTCGAAGTGTTTTGAGATATTCCATAAAAACCTACAGCAATAAAAGCAATAAGAATTATTAATTTAACAACTACAGAAACAGATTCTATAGCACTTACAAGTTTTATACTTAAATAGTTAATAAAAAGTGCGAGTAGAATAATGGCTGTTTGAAAAATCTTAACATCAACCTCATTATTATCAGTAATTGAAATAAGTTCTGCACTGTAAGAGCCAAAAGCAGAGGCGTATAAGGCTAACATTACAATGTAACTAATCCATAGCAAATTATTAATACCACCAGCAAATATTCCATTTCCAAATTGATGATGTACAAAGCGAACTGTACCTCCGTTTTCTGGATATTTTTTAGAGAGTTTGGCATAAGAATATGCAGTAAGTAACGCAATAATTCCTGCAAACAAAAAAGCGATGGGTGTACCACCTTTCGCTAGAGAAACTGCTAAACCAAGAACAGCGAAAATACCTCCACCAACCATACCACCAATACCAATAAATATGGCATCTTTAAGCCCTATTTTAGCACTCATATTTTTTTATAAATTAAGTATTTAAAGGTTTATTCGTAAAAATAAGGGAAACTAAAAATACTAACAACTAAAGTTTAAGAGAAGTTTTATTCTTAAACATTTTATTTTATTACTGGATTAAGGAAAATATAAAAATGCTAAAATATACAAGTGATATACATTTTAGCATTTTTAAGTTTTCTTGAAATAAACTAGATAGTAGTTTCTATCCTAAATAGTAACGTAAAACTTCGGTTCTAGATTTGTTTTGTAAACGTCTAATAGCTCTTTGTTTTACTTGTCTTACTCGTTCTCGAGTTAAATCGAAAGTTTCACCTATTTCAGACAGGCTTGATGCTGTGTGGTTACCTAAACCGAAAAACATTTTTATTACTTTAGCTTCTTTATGAGACAAAGTTTCTAAAGCTCTATCAATTTCTATATCTAATGATTGTTTCATTAAATTTTTATCTGGTCTTGGAGATTCATCAGACTTTAACACATTGTATAAATTAGAATCTTCACCTTCTCTAAAAGGGGCGTCCATAGAAACATGTCTGCCAGAGTTTTTCATAGATTGAGCTACATTTCTAACTGTAGTGTCTAATTCATTTGCAATTTCTACATAAGTTGGTATTCTTTCATTTCTTTGCTCTAACTTAGAATATACTTTGTTGATTTTGCTAATACTACCAATTTTATTTAAAGGTAAACGAACAATTCTTGATTGTTCTGCTAACGATTGCATGATAGATTGTCTAATCCACCAAACTGCATAAGAAATAAACTTGAAACCTCTAGTTTCGTCAAAACGTTTAGCAGCTTTTACCAAA contains the following coding sequences:
- a CDS encoding DUF5689 domain-containing protein, with protein sequence MKTNKTIILLLAFVASIYFTSCVEDGDFTVPQSIGAEENAAVETIEAELADPNSGLTEISISNLAGLVVNGQATEITSNIVVKGYVTSSDETGNFYKEFFIQDKPENPTAAIKVALELVDSYNKFNIGREVYVRLNGLYVGEVRSGDGVATIGGDKNDDGDEVENLSLNQLETKLFRSSNTETIVPLSVKFSEINASHIGMFVQVDNAQFPTTLAGKTYVDANDQFDTQRTLQSCDGFGFTTFILETSAFASFKFATLPEGGGSISGVVSKTFNGSDLVLALNNNSDVDMSGARCTPLDINDFNVIVEEDFDSGVDNTTFNFPGWTNFAEEGSELWTEQVFSGNGYGEFSTFRSGDDVNVGWLISPSIDMDAQTNEFLNFQVAQHHLDSVDNTLEVFVSTDYDGSNVAAATWQPVSANLPVPSDSWYAFKDSGLVDLSTYTGTLYVGFKVTGSGNDTTLDGAYMIDDFKVLAQ
- the mce gene encoding methylmalonyl-CoA epimerase, whose protein sequence is MNKIEHIGIAVKDLEKSNKVFASLFGEEHYKIEEVLSEGVKTSFFKTGPNKIELLEATNEESPIAKFIAKKGEGIHHIAFAVDDILSEIKRLKEEGFVVLNETPKKGADNKLVAFVHPKSTNGVLVELCQEIN
- a CDS encoding ABC transporter permease; amino-acid sequence: MSKKFDSYQKRRLQSSYISVVISIALVLFMVGVLSLIVLKSTKVANYVKEKVAITLFIKDNVTQKQIKTFRESLLEEEFTKKAIYTSKAQAAKRFSEQIGEDFLEFLGENPLKNGVDIYLKADYVTPEKVAELEQRFQKNAFVADVSYDKPLINLLTKNIKRISFWLLVLSSFFGLVAMILINSSIRLSIYSKRFNIKTMQMVGATKSFIRRPFIFRSLKLGLLGALIALMGIAVIIYYLDKYIPSLNFLEDYVTLTYISGIVILSSLIITWISTFFATQRFLNLQTDELYY
- a CDS encoding DUF3098 domain-containing protein, whose amino-acid sequence is MKNKVQQKPEFLFGKRNYIIMLIGIVFITVGFIFMSGGGSDDPNVFNEEIYNWQRIRLAPTLVIIGLAIEIYAILADPKK
- a CDS encoding undecaprenyl-diphosphate phosphatase, with product MDIIEAIVLGVIQGLTEFLPVSSSGHLELAKAILGDTSVPEESLTFTVVLHFATALSTLVIFRKEVAEILKGLFQFKWNDQTKFSIKIIISMIPAVIVGLLFEEQLEAFFGGKILLVGIMLLVTAVLLLLADKAKNTNKEVSFSNSVIIGISQAIAMLPGISRSGATISTSVLLGIDRTKAARFSFLMVVPLIFGKIGKDVLSGDLNFQSSEMLPISAGFIAAFLAGILACKWMIALVKKSKLSYFSLYCAIVGFIAIAYSLFSA
- the truB gene encoding tRNA pseudouridine(55) synthase TruB, with protein sequence MTEEDYKNGQVLLIDKPLTWTSFQVVNKLRWHIKQRFNIKKIKVGHAGTLDPLATGLLIICTGKQTKEINTYQGQIKEYTGTFTIGSTTPSYDLETEVDETFSTEHITSDLLKETTLQFIGDIQQKPPIFSAIKKDGKRLYELARKGETTEIKSRTVTIPEFEITKVALPNVEFRVVCSKGTYIRSLAYDFGKALNSGAHLSVLRRTKIGEFSVENAESIEGFIEKLKSED
- a CDS encoding APC family permease, producing MSAKIGLKDAIFIGIGGMVGGGIFAVLGLAVSLAKGGTPIAFLFAGIIALLTAYSYAKLSKKYPENGGTVRFVHHQFGNGIFAGGINNLLWISYIVMLALYASAFGSYSAELISITDNNEVDVKIFQTAIILLALFINYLSIKLVSAIESVSVVVKLIILIAFIAVGFYGISQNTSNLDQLSPENWEAPLLLLSGGMVIFVAYEGFELIANSIGDLKNKEKNTEKAYFGAVGFVVILYILIAIVTIGALPFDAIASAEEYVLAKAAEPTLGKIGFTIITITAMISTFSAINATVLGSGRVNFDIAKDDELPKYFSHKFWGKPIGFLITAILAVALVNTIDLKSISTAGSSGFLLIFTIVNFIGFKKHETLNSNKLIHLIATIICFIAFLTLLYQQFEENKIGVYSALGIIFLSFLVETFYKSTSSQKK
- a CDS encoding RNA polymerase sigma factor RpoD/SigA, encoding MRQLKIVKQVTNRDTKSLEKYFQEIGKIDLITADEEVELALKIKAGDQRALDKLVKANLRFVVSVAKQYQNQGLKLSDLINEGNLGLVKAAKRFDETRGFKFISYAVWWIRQSIMQSLAEQSRIVRLPLNKIGSISKINKVYSKLEQRNERIPTYVEIANELDTTVRNVAQSMKNSGRHVSMDAPFREGEDSNLYNVLKSDESPRPDKNLMKQSLDIEIDRALETLSHKEAKVIKMFFGLGNHTASSLSEIGETFDLTRERVRQVKQRAIRRLQNKSRTEVLRYYLG